A genomic segment from Actinoplanes sichuanensis encodes:
- a CDS encoding M16 family metallopeptidase, with amino-acid sequence MTSPSAPVAATGYPWPIETTQLANGLRVVVSEDRTAPVVCVNLWYDVGSRHEPPGQTGFAHLFEHLMFEGSQHVKKTEHMKLVQGNGGSLNATTNPDRTNYFETMPSEHLELALWLEADRMGGLVPALTQETLDNQREVVKNERRQRYENVPYGDAWLRLLPLLYPEGHPYHHSTIGSMEDLNGAALDTFKAFHQQYYAPNNAVLTVVGDTTAAEVFALAEKYFGAIATVPGIPAAPDGTLPIPADQAVREAVTANVPAPRIYLSHRTYPFGTAGYDAITVLSTVLGSGRGSRLYQRLADGSRIAQPDYIGAYGVDLAHAPAPLIITATAKDGVDLETLEAGLAEVVQSLIDEPVTADELNRAKALLTTSWWRGVSTAYGRADLLGRYATQFGDPATAADRLPKWLAVTAEDVTEAARQVLRPESRVTLTYVPEEAA; translated from the coding sequence GTGACGTCACCATCCGCACCGGTCGCCGCGACCGGTTATCCGTGGCCCATTGAAACCACGCAGCTCGCGAACGGTCTGCGCGTCGTCGTCAGCGAGGACCGGACGGCGCCAGTCGTCTGCGTCAACCTCTGGTATGACGTCGGCTCCCGGCACGAGCCGCCAGGCCAGACCGGGTTCGCGCATCTCTTCGAGCATCTGATGTTCGAGGGTTCGCAGCACGTGAAGAAGACCGAGCACATGAAGCTGGTCCAGGGCAACGGCGGTTCGCTGAACGCGACCACCAACCCGGACCGGACGAACTACTTCGAGACGATGCCGTCCGAGCATCTGGAGTTGGCGCTCTGGCTGGAGGCCGACCGGATGGGCGGTCTGGTTCCGGCGCTGACCCAGGAGACGCTGGACAACCAGCGTGAGGTGGTCAAGAACGAGCGGCGTCAGCGGTACGAGAACGTGCCCTACGGTGACGCGTGGCTGCGTCTGCTGCCACTGCTGTACCCGGAGGGGCACCCGTACCATCACTCGACGATCGGGTCGATGGAGGATCTGAACGGGGCCGCGCTGGACACGTTCAAGGCGTTCCACCAGCAGTACTACGCGCCGAACAACGCGGTCCTGACGGTCGTCGGCGACACCACCGCGGCCGAGGTGTTCGCGCTGGCGGAGAAGTACTTCGGGGCGATCGCCACGGTTCCCGGCATTCCGGCGGCACCGGACGGGACCCTGCCGATCCCGGCCGACCAGGCGGTACGCGAGGCGGTCACCGCGAACGTGCCGGCTCCGCGGATCTACCTGTCGCACCGCACCTACCCGTTCGGCACGGCCGGGTACGACGCGATCACGGTGCTGTCGACGGTTCTCGGCAGTGGCCGGGGCAGCCGGCTCTACCAGCGGCTCGCCGACGGCTCGCGGATCGCCCAGCCCGACTACATCGGGGCCTACGGGGTGGATCTGGCGCACGCGCCGGCCCCGCTGATCATCACCGCCACCGCGAAGGACGGCGTCGACCTGGAGACGCTGGAGGCGGGCCTGGCCGAGGTGGTGCAGAGCCTGATCGACGAACCGGTCACCGCCGACGAGCTGAACCGGGCGAAGGCGCTGCTGACCACCTCGTGGTGGCGGGGCGTGTCCACGGCGTACGGCCGGGCCGATCTGCTCGGGCGCTATGCGACCCAGTTCGGTGACCCGGCGACCGCCGCCGACCGTCTGCCCAAGTGGCTGGCCGTCACGGCCGAGGACGTCACCGAGGCGGCCCGCCAGGTGCTGCGCCCGGAGTCCCGCGTCACTCTCACCTACGTTCCCGAGGAAGCCGCGTGA
- the arfB gene encoding alternative ribosome rescue aminoacyl-tRNA hydrolase ArfB, which yields MLGGVLEDVRVNDRLTIPAAELSWRFSRASGPGGQGVNTTDSRVELSWDVLGSDLLPPMLKERAAERLGNRLVSGVITVIASEHRSQLRNREAAADRLAGLIAGAVAAPPRARRATKPTRGSVERRIADKKRRAQTKRNRRGSDD from the coding sequence ATGCTGGGCGGCGTGCTTGAGGACGTACGGGTGAATGACCGCCTGACCATCCCGGCGGCCGAACTCTCGTGGCGTTTCTCCCGCGCGAGCGGCCCCGGTGGTCAGGGCGTCAACACCACCGATTCGAGGGTCGAGCTGTCGTGGGACGTGCTCGGCTCGGACCTGCTGCCCCCGATGTTGAAGGAGCGCGCCGCCGAACGGCTCGGCAACCGGCTGGTGAGCGGTGTGATCACCGTCATCGCTTCCGAGCACCGGTCCCAGCTGCGTAACCGGGAGGCCGCCGCCGATCGCCTGGCCGGCCTGATCGCCGGGGCCGTCGCCGCGCCGCCTCGGGCCCGTCGCGCGACCAAACCGACCCGTGGCTCGGTGGAGCGCCGCATCGCCGACAAGAAGCGCCGGGCCCAGACCAAACGCAACCGCCGCGGCAGCGACGACTGA
- a CDS encoding 3-methyladenine DNA glycosylase, with the protein MGIKQVRALTTTLPSVTWIPLARAHSERADQMTAGHRARRATGEKHAIEDFLYDYYGTRPSLMRRWHPGVGTGLSPAPDGLAEHAGWKFYMSYPDGVVTLDQDAFMHARAESVRYIHGLLTATASRPVFSGCFGLHEWAMVYRDTEHRHELPLRLGQAGTDEVVEQHSIRCTHFDAFRFFTPEAVGLNRLQPTRATQVDLDQPGCLHAAMDVHKWAQKLGPAVPGALALDCFALAGEIRLLDMQASPYDLTSYGHPPVKIETAEGKAEYVARQRELARRAAGLRSRLIRVCEALLGADAAAQNREAVAPFNQR; encoded by the coding sequence ATGGGGATCAAGCAGGTGAGGGCACTCACCACCACGCTGCCCTCGGTTACCTGGATTCCCCTCGCCCGGGCGCACTCCGAGCGCGCCGACCAGATGACCGCGGGCCACCGCGCCCGTCGTGCGACGGGTGAGAAACACGCCATCGAGGATTTCCTCTACGACTACTACGGGACCAGGCCGTCACTGATGCGCCGCTGGCACCCGGGCGTCGGCACCGGCCTGTCCCCGGCACCGGACGGCCTGGCCGAGCACGCCGGGTGGAAGTTCTACATGTCCTACCCCGACGGTGTCGTCACCCTCGATCAGGACGCGTTCATGCACGCCCGCGCCGAGAGCGTGCGCTACATCCACGGCCTGCTCACCGCGACCGCGTCCCGGCCGGTCTTCTCCGGCTGCTTCGGCCTGCACGAGTGGGCGATGGTCTACCGCGACACCGAGCACCGGCACGAGCTGCCGCTGCGCCTCGGCCAGGCCGGCACCGACGAGGTGGTCGAGCAGCACAGCATCCGCTGCACCCACTTCGACGCGTTCCGCTTCTTCACCCCGGAGGCGGTCGGCCTCAACCGGCTCCAGCCGACCCGGGCCACCCAGGTCGACCTCGATCAGCCCGGCTGTCTGCACGCCGCGATGGATGTGCACAAGTGGGCGCAGAAACTCGGTCCCGCCGTGCCCGGCGCCCTGGCTCTGGACTGCTTCGCCCTGGCCGGTGAGATCCGCCTGCTCGACATGCAGGCCAGCCCCTACGACCTGACCTCCTACGGCCATCCCCCGGTCAAGATCGAGACCGCGGAGGGCAAGGCCGAGTATGTGGCGCGTCAGCGCGAGCTGGCCCGCCGGGCGGCAGGTCTGCGCAGCCGCCTGATCCGGGTCTGCGAGGCCCTGCTGGGTGCCGACGCCGCCGCTCAGAACCGCGAGGCGGTCGCGCCCTTCAACCAGCGCTGA
- a CDS encoding ABC transporter ATP-binding protein, which produces MLGTLVDTPVMEVSDLRMRYGDREVLSGVEFSAAPGEVVVLLGPNGAGKTTTIEILEGFRMRSGGHARVLGVDPADGDEAWRARLGVVLQSWRDHSKWRVRELLEHLGSYYEAYSTPDKRRPWAVGELLDVVGLSASANTVTGKLSGGQRRRLDVAIGIVGRPDLLFLDEPTVGFDPEARREFHDLIHRMTDVDSTTVLLTTHDLDEAERLADRILILAAGRIVASGSADELSRRVAGESEIRWTRDGRRFVHAAADATGFVRELFREHGEAIGDLEVRRASLEETYMKLVREAEGS; this is translated from the coding sequence ATGTTGGGGACCTTGGTCGACACGCCGGTGATGGAGGTCAGCGACCTCCGCATGCGTTACGGCGACAGGGAAGTGCTGTCCGGCGTCGAGTTCTCGGCGGCGCCGGGCGAGGTGGTCGTCCTCCTCGGGCCGAACGGCGCGGGCAAGACGACCACGATCGAGATCCTGGAGGGGTTCCGGATGCGGTCCGGCGGGCACGCCCGGGTGCTGGGTGTCGACCCGGCCGACGGTGACGAGGCCTGGCGGGCGCGGCTCGGCGTGGTCCTCCAGTCGTGGCGCGACCACAGCAAGTGGCGGGTCCGTGAGCTGCTGGAGCACCTCGGGTCCTACTACGAGGCCTATTCCACTCCGGACAAGAGGCGGCCCTGGGCGGTCGGCGAGCTGCTCGACGTGGTCGGCCTGTCCGCCTCGGCGAACACGGTGACCGGCAAGCTCTCCGGCGGCCAGCGTCGCCGGCTGGACGTGGCGATCGGCATCGTGGGTCGGCCCGACCTGCTCTTCCTCGACGAGCCGACGGTCGGGTTCGACCCGGAGGCGCGGCGTGAGTTCCACGATCTGATCCACCGGATGACCGATGTGGACTCCACGACCGTGCTGCTGACCACCCACGACCTGGACGAGGCGGAGCGGCTGGCCGACCGCATCCTGATCCTGGCCGCCGGTCGGATCGTGGCGAGTGGCTCGGCCGACGAGCTGTCCCGGCGGGTGGCCGGCGAGTCGGAGATCCGCTGGACACGGGACGGGCGCCGGTTCGTGCACGCGGCGGCCGACGCCACCGGGTTCGTCCGCGAGCTGTTCCGGGAGCACGGCGAGGCCATCGGCGACCTGGAGGTGCGGCGGGCCAGCCTGGAGGAGACGTATATGAAGCTGGTCCGGGAAGCGGAGGGGTCATGA
- a CDS encoding ABC transporter permease, with the protein MRRRLLMAGLRRGGIELRQTVTNAADIVGYLLPVAILLVVLWLIGDAEVPGSTTSLGSYSLVSSMAMLLVIGGIASTAQYLTMDREDGTLLRAKATPNGMTGYLIGKIVLVSGVMVISCLAALIPGALLVDGLRFDGGTMVILLWLVPLALLALLPVGAVLGALFQTIRGAAMLMLPVTALTGVSGIFYPLSVLPGWVQGVAQVFPMYWLGLGLRSAFLPGESGQPWQTAGVLVAWAVVGLVLAPGILRRMARRESGSLVAARRERALTRTM; encoded by the coding sequence ATGAGGCGACGGCTGCTGATGGCGGGCCTGCGGCGCGGCGGGATCGAGCTGCGGCAGACGGTGACCAACGCCGCCGACATCGTGGGCTATCTCCTGCCGGTGGCGATCCTGCTCGTGGTGCTGTGGCTGATCGGTGACGCCGAGGTGCCCGGCTCGACGACGTCGCTCGGCTCCTACAGCCTGGTCAGCTCGATGGCGATGCTGCTGGTGATCGGCGGGATCGCGTCCACCGCGCAGTACCTGACGATGGACCGCGAGGACGGCACCCTGCTGCGGGCCAAGGCCACGCCGAACGGGATGACCGGCTACCTGATCGGCAAGATCGTCCTGGTCTCCGGGGTGATGGTGATCAGCTGTCTGGCCGCACTGATTCCGGGTGCCCTCCTGGTCGACGGGCTGCGGTTCGACGGCGGCACGATGGTGATCCTGCTCTGGCTCGTACCGCTGGCGCTCCTTGCTCTTCTGCCCGTCGGCGCCGTCCTCGGCGCGCTCTTCCAGACCATCCGCGGTGCCGCCATGTTGATGCTTCCGGTGACCGCCCTGACCGGTGTCTCCGGGATCTTCTACCCGCTGTCGGTGCTGCCCGGCTGGGTGCAGGGTGTCGCGCAGGTCTTCCCGATGTACTGGCTAGGGTTGGGCCTGCGTTCGGCGTTCCTGCCCGGTGAGTCGGGGCAGCCGTGGCAGACCGCCGGTGTGCTGGTGGCCTGGGCCGTGGTGGGACTCGTGCTGGCGCCGGGCATCCTTCGGCGGATGGCGCGCCGGGAGTCCGGCTCGCTGGTGGCGGCCCGCCGTGAGCGGGCGCTGACCCGAACCATGTGA
- a CDS encoding helix-turn-helix transcriptional regulator, with the protein MASEVTYNRIAMLRAERGISRRQLADALGVHYQTVGYLERGEFSPSLHLALRICGYFEVPIEVVFSLEPFPRLGAESRPA; encoded by the coding sequence ATGGCCAGCGAGGTCACCTACAACCGGATCGCGATGCTGCGTGCCGAGCGCGGCATCTCGCGACGGCAGCTCGCCGATGCTCTCGGGGTGCACTACCAGACCGTGGGCTACCTGGAGCGTGGCGAGTTCAGCCCGAGCCTGCACCTGGCGCTGCGGATCTGCGGTTACTTCGAGGTGCCGATCGAGGTGGTGTTCTCGCTGGAGCCGTTCCCGCGGCTCGGGGCGGAGTCCCGACCGGCGTAG
- a CDS encoding fumarylacetoacetate hydrolase family protein: MRFARFVHPGGVSFGVVEGDSSSGLTVAEIDSIPFNEVRFTGQRWALADIRLLAPIFSSKVIGIGRNYADHAAEMGNEVPKEPLIFIKPSTSVIGPNDAIRIPSVTAHVEEEAELAVVIGASGARRVDRAGAEKAIFGYTCGNDVTARDLQRKDPQWTRAKGFDSFCPIGPWIVTGLDVSDIEVRCEVGRDPENLEVRQIGRTKDMVFDIPSLISYVSHVMTLLPGDIILTGTPAGVSRITPGDTVSVSIQGIGELRNPVVSLD, from the coding sequence GTGCGCTTCGCCCGTTTTGTCCACCCTGGTGGAGTGTCCTTCGGCGTCGTCGAAGGCGACAGCTCCTCGGGACTGACGGTCGCCGAGATCGACAGCATCCCCTTCAACGAGGTGCGCTTCACCGGCCAGCGGTGGGCGCTGGCCGACATCAGGCTGCTCGCCCCGATCTTCTCCAGCAAGGTGATCGGGATCGGCCGCAACTACGCCGACCACGCCGCGGAGATGGGCAACGAGGTGCCCAAGGAGCCGCTGATCTTCATCAAGCCCTCCACCTCGGTGATCGGGCCGAACGACGCGATTCGCATCCCTAGCGTCACCGCGCACGTCGAGGAGGAGGCCGAGCTGGCCGTCGTGATCGGTGCGAGCGGTGCCCGCCGCGTCGACCGGGCCGGCGCCGAGAAGGCGATCTTCGGCTACACCTGCGGCAACGACGTGACCGCTCGTGACCTGCAGCGCAAGGACCCGCAATGGACGCGGGCCAAGGGCTTCGACTCGTTCTGCCCGATCGGCCCGTGGATCGTCACCGGTCTGGACGTCAGCGACATCGAGGTGCGCTGCGAGGTCGGCCGCGACCCGGAGAACCTCGAGGTGCGCCAGATCGGCCGCACCAAGGACATGGTCTTCGACATTCCGAGCCTGATCTCGTACGTGTCGCACGTCATGACCCTGCTGCCCGGCGACATCATCCTGACCGGCACCCCGGCCGGGGTCAGCAGGATCACGCCCGGTGACACCGTGTCGGTCAGCATCCAGGGCATCGGCGAACTGCGGAACCCGGTCGTCTCACTCGACTGA
- a CDS encoding TetR/AcrR family transcriptional regulator: MENYPLLWRRSRPVKKAAGRPARLTVDTVVAAAIRIADADGLEAASMARVAADLGVATMTLYTYVPSRADLVALMVDDVLLARRLTAAGESWRERVALFAARTREMFLAHPWLTEVSLVRPPLGPGTMAEREFLIATMTLAGVPTAAINRAALSITAYVYAFAREAGEDARLSRSSGQSTESWWHERGDFWENWFDVEAHPAMTALWNAGGFDEGQTAFEYGLALLLDGIERSVE, translated from the coding sequence ATGGAGAACTACCCACTGCTGTGGCGGAGAAGTCGGCCCGTCAAGAAGGCCGCCGGCCGGCCGGCCCGACTCACCGTGGACACCGTCGTCGCCGCGGCGATCCGGATCGCCGACGCGGACGGCCTGGAAGCGGCCTCGATGGCGCGGGTCGCGGCCGATCTCGGCGTGGCCACGATGACGCTCTACACGTACGTGCCGTCGCGCGCCGATCTGGTCGCGCTGATGGTCGACGACGTACTGCTGGCCCGGCGGCTGACCGCGGCCGGGGAGAGCTGGCGGGAGCGGGTCGCGCTGTTCGCCGCGCGCACCCGGGAGATGTTTCTGGCGCACCCCTGGCTGACCGAGGTGTCGCTGGTCCGGCCGCCGCTCGGGCCCGGCACGATGGCCGAGCGGGAGTTCCTGATCGCCACGATGACCCTGGCCGGCGTGCCGACCGCGGCGATCAACCGGGCGGCGCTGTCGATCACCGCATACGTCTACGCCTTCGCCCGCGAGGCGGGTGAGGACGCACGGCTGAGCCGGTCCAGCGGCCAGTCCACCGAGTCGTGGTGGCACGAGCGCGGCGACTTCTGGGAGAACTGGTTCGACGTCGAGGCGCACCCGGCGATGACGGCCCTGTGGAACGCCGGCGGATTCGACGAGGGCCAGACCGCCTTCGAGTACGGCCTGGCCCTGTTACTGGACGGGATCGAACGGTCAGTCGAGTGA
- a CDS encoding SDR family oxidoreductase: MRILVTGATANIGRMVVDELLELGATDVRAFTVDPARAVLPPGVEVVTGFFDRPDRVAAALDGVDRMYLAPHIPTVDVVCRAAAEAGVRHIVDLAGVKGLHWQAIEDAVEACGVPYTHLEPGEFMANSTNWAPQIKAGDEVRDAWGDAANAPIAQEDIAAIAARVLLSDDHLGRSYELTGPETISRRQQVAAIGAELGRKLTFVELTGDAAAAHYRSLMGEFGDWYLTGLAQLAEHPQPALPTAAALLNRPAMSYAEWVRRHADLFR, from the coding sequence ATGCGAATCCTGGTGACCGGCGCCACCGCCAACATCGGCCGCATGGTCGTCGACGAACTGCTGGAGCTCGGCGCGACCGACGTGCGCGCCTTCACCGTCGACCCGGCGAGGGCCGTGCTCCCGCCCGGCGTCGAGGTGGTGACCGGCTTCTTCGATCGGCCGGACCGGGTCGCCGCCGCCCTCGACGGCGTCGACCGGATGTATCTCGCGCCACACATCCCCACCGTCGACGTCGTCTGCCGGGCCGCCGCCGAGGCCGGGGTGCGACACATCGTCGACCTGGCCGGCGTGAAGGGCCTGCACTGGCAGGCGATCGAGGACGCGGTCGAGGCCTGCGGTGTCCCGTACACCCACCTGGAGCCGGGTGAGTTCATGGCCAACAGCACGAACTGGGCGCCGCAGATCAAGGCCGGTGACGAGGTGCGCGACGCGTGGGGTGACGCGGCGAACGCGCCGATCGCTCAGGAGGACATCGCCGCGATCGCCGCTCGGGTGCTCCTCTCCGACGATCACCTCGGCCGCTCCTACGAGCTGACCGGGCCGGAGACGATCAGTCGGCGCCAACAGGTCGCCGCGATCGGGGCGGAGCTCGGCCGGAAACTCACCTTCGTCGAACTGACGGGCGACGCGGCGGCCGCCCACTATCGGTCGCTGATGGGCGAGTTCGGCGACTGGTACCTGACCGGCCTTGCGCAACTCGCCGAACATCCGCAACCCGCCCTGCCGACCGCCGCGGCCCTGCTCAACCGGCCTGCGATGAGCTACGCCGAGTGGGTGCGCCGTCACGCGGATCTATTTAGGTAA
- a CDS encoding N-acyl homoserine lactonase family protein, with product MSGITVRRVDFGWFVRPAEETGTGAARVEPTLGYLIDHPAGQLLVDTGMGGHPDVDRHYQPRRVPLGGALAASGTTIDDIRYVVNCHLHFDHCGGNPELSGRPIFTQRTELALARTVQWHTLPELVDHAGARYEELDGEAEILPGVRILPTPGHTDGHQSVVVTTADGTVIVAGQSHDNSTAFTYDALAHRTGIGTRPPWIETLLALDPRRIVFAHDNAVWTP from the coding sequence ATGAGCGGGATCACGGTTCGGCGGGTCGATTTTGGATGGTTCGTGCGCCCGGCCGAGGAGACCGGCACCGGCGCGGCCCGGGTGGAGCCGACCCTCGGGTATCTGATCGACCACCCGGCCGGGCAGCTTCTGGTCGATACCGGTATGGGCGGCCATCCGGATGTGGACCGCCACTACCAGCCGCGGCGGGTTCCGCTCGGTGGGGCGCTCGCCGCCTCCGGCACGACGATCGACGACATCCGGTACGTGGTGAACTGCCACCTCCACTTCGACCACTGCGGTGGCAACCCGGAGCTGTCCGGGCGGCCGATCTTCACACAGCGGACCGAGTTGGCCCTGGCCCGAACCGTCCAGTGGCATACCCTCCCGGAACTGGTCGATCACGCCGGAGCCCGCTACGAGGAACTGGACGGCGAGGCGGAGATCCTGCCGGGCGTGCGGATCCTGCCGACTCCGGGCCACACCGACGGTCACCAGTCGGTGGTGGTCACCACCGCCGACGGGACGGTGATCGTGGCCGGTCAGAGCCATGACAACAGCACCGCGTTCACCTACGACGCGCTCGCCCACCGGACCGGGATCGGCACCCGGCCGCCATGGATCGAGACCCTGCTGGCCCTGGATCCGCGCCGGATCGTCTTCGCCCACGACAACGCCGTCTGGACACCGTGA
- a CDS encoding MBL fold metallo-hydrolase has protein sequence MKITHIGGPTTLIEIDGVRLLTDPTFDGPGRRYSFGFGTSSVKTAGPAVAADALGRIDAVLLTHDHHSDNLDDTGRALLPSVPAVLTTVSGARRLGGNSTGLAPWQEATVAGLTVTATPARHGPVLSRPIVGEAIGFALRPAGASSVVWITGDTVLYSGVREVASRFTVDTVVVHLGEVRFGLTGPLKYTMNGRDAARLISGIRPRRVVPVHYEGWSHFHEGRSGVEAAFEPGALTWLTPGVPTEV, from the coding sequence ATGAAGATCACCCACATCGGCGGACCGACCACCCTCATCGAGATCGACGGGGTACGGCTACTCACCGACCCCACCTTCGACGGGCCGGGCCGACGGTACTCGTTCGGCTTCGGTACCTCCTCGGTCAAGACCGCGGGGCCGGCCGTCGCCGCCGACGCCCTCGGCCGCATCGACGCGGTCCTGCTCACCCACGATCACCACAGCGACAACCTGGACGACACCGGCCGGGCACTGCTGCCGTCGGTGCCCGCGGTGCTGACCACGGTCAGCGGAGCCCGGCGGCTCGGTGGCAACTCCACCGGCCTCGCGCCGTGGCAGGAGGCCACCGTCGCCGGCCTGACCGTCACGGCCACCCCGGCACGGCACGGGCCGGTGCTGAGCCGGCCTATCGTCGGCGAGGCGATCGGTTTCGCGCTCCGCCCGGCGGGCGCGTCGTCGGTGGTCTGGATCACCGGGGACACGGTCCTGTACAGCGGAGTCCGGGAGGTGGCGTCCCGGTTCACCGTCGACACGGTCGTCGTCCACCTCGGCGAGGTGCGGTTCGGGCTGACCGGGCCGCTCAAGTACACGATGAACGGACGCGACGCCGCCCGGTTGATCTCCGGTATCCGGCCGCGCCGGGTGGTGCCGGTCCACTACGAGGGCTGGTCGCACTTCCATGAGGGCCGGTCCGGAGTCGAGGCCGCCTTCGAACCGGGCGCCCTGACCTGGCTCACCCCCGGAGTGCCCACCGAGGTCTGA
- a CDS encoding alpha/beta hydrolase: MRPIVLVHGFWVTPRSWENWIAHYEAKGHRVIAPAYPGFEVEVEALNADPSPIVNVTVPQIIEHIEAEIRALPEAPIIIGHSAGGAFTQILLDHGFGAAGVAMNSAPTEGVRVVPLSQVKSTFPVLKSPANRHKAVPLTLEQWTYAFTNTFTPEESKALYERYAIPANGGILWGSVLANFQPGHQDTWVDYHNDERAPLLFVAGSEDHIMPPEVQRSNHKHYKSDTVTEIREYEGYAHLLPAQKGWQQIADEVLEWALQHAR, from the coding sequence ATGAGACCGATCGTTCTTGTGCATGGATTCTGGGTCACTCCGCGCAGCTGGGAGAACTGGATCGCCCACTACGAGGCGAAGGGGCACCGGGTGATCGCGCCCGCCTACCCCGGCTTCGAGGTCGAGGTGGAGGCCCTCAACGCCGACCCGTCCCCGATCGTGAACGTCACCGTGCCGCAGATCATCGAACACATCGAGGCGGAGATCCGGGCACTGCCCGAGGCGCCGATCATCATCGGTCACTCGGCGGGCGGTGCGTTCACCCAGATCCTGCTCGACCACGGTTTCGGGGCGGCCGGCGTCGCGATGAACTCGGCACCCACCGAGGGGGTCCGGGTGGTCCCGCTGTCCCAGGTCAAGTCGACGTTCCCGGTGCTGAAGAGCCCGGCCAACCGGCACAAGGCGGTGCCGCTGACGCTGGAGCAGTGGACGTACGCGTTCACCAACACGTTCACCCCGGAGGAATCGAAGGCGCTGTACGAGCGGTACGCGATCCCGGCCAACGGTGGCATCCTGTGGGGCAGCGTGCTGGCCAACTTCCAGCCCGGTCACCAGGACACCTGGGTCGACTACCACAACGACGAGCGGGCGCCGCTGCTCTTCGTCGCCGGCTCCGAGGACCACATCATGCCGCCCGAGGTACAACGGTCCAACCACAAGCACTACAAGTCCGACACCGTCACCGAGATCCGCGAGTACGAGGGCTACGCCCACCTGCTGCCGGCCCAGAAGGGATGGCAGCAGATCGCCGACGAGGTCCTCGAGTGGGCTCTGCAGCACGCCCGATGA